A genome region from Marinobacter panjinensis includes the following:
- a CDS encoding alpha/beta hydrolase, with amino-acid sequence MKASHVRKLIKPIESAYSEMFSGRVYRVGTGAVSVRNHSGKAEQTVIGVHGFLENHCYFTQAYEAPTTELILLTCSNYHIPVNGVTPESPDWEVPIKYLDGTIEYDACILNQALANLPGTDNIRVHGHSRGGAVILEAIQQWPELFENVEVVLEAPVLPDGRLSALVTAVLEPVSHGMWPWLIRLINSAPSSAYGQTFFGKMNPRKKQLLAKLFSATKDHLTIVRNIEDLMAWMERTDASVYDKVRYGTFLIPAVDRILDRQAMLASARQSPTTMRIVETEAPSHFITLDSKEWVPGFETLPAAAQG; translated from the coding sequence ATGAAAGCGAGCCATGTACGCAAACTGATAAAACCGATTGAAAGCGCCTACTCCGAAATGTTCTCGGGGCGCGTCTACCGGGTTGGTACTGGCGCAGTTTCCGTACGCAACCACAGCGGCAAGGCGGAACAGACCGTTATTGGCGTACACGGCTTTCTGGAAAACCACTGCTACTTTACCCAAGCCTACGAAGCACCCACTACCGAGCTGATACTGCTCACCTGCAGCAATTACCACATTCCGGTCAATGGCGTAACACCCGAGTCACCGGACTGGGAAGTACCCATCAAGTACCTGGATGGCACCATTGAGTACGATGCCTGTATTCTCAACCAGGCGCTGGCAAACCTGCCAGGTACGGATAACATCCGTGTACACGGCCATTCCCGCGGTGGAGCCGTCATTCTTGAGGCTATCCAACAGTGGCCGGAACTGTTTGAAAATGTAGAAGTCGTACTGGAAGCACCGGTCCTCCCCGATGGTCGGCTTTCCGCCCTGGTCACAGCGGTTCTGGAACCGGTAAGCCACGGCATGTGGCCCTGGCTGATCCGCCTGATTAACAGTGCCCCATCGTCTGCCTATGGCCAGACGTTCTTCGGCAAGATGAACCCGCGCAAGAAGCAGCTACTGGCCAAGCTGTTCTCCGCCACCAAGGATCACCTGACCATCGTCCGCAACATTGAGGACCTGATGGCCTGGATGGAGCGGACAGATGCCAGTGTCTACGACAAGGTACGCTACGGCACATTCCTGATCCCGGCAGTTGATCGTATCCTTGATCGCCAGGCCATGCTGGCCAGTGCGCGCCAAAGCCCGACCACCATGCGCATCGTTGAAACCGAGGCCCCCAGCCACTTTATTACCCTCGACAGCAAGGAATGGGTACCCGGGTTCGAGACCCTGCCTGCCGCCGCCCAGGGCTGA
- a CDS encoding FFLEELY motif protein: MYRERLVATSVHSGSARRLQQLLLDYHDFRQHKAAHPLLEHTFLIADWQAQRLKATHEDLYRHPGYHTGLEFLLTDLYAPAGMTRRDDNIDRVFPKMVKWLPDNLLDTFAGLVELNLITQQLDLELAELCQHQGLTPASLTSSDYCQVFRSSQRMEQRERQITLVAEVGQQLDRYVRNRTLGWLLSMSRAPAEMADLSDLHSFLHRGYSAFRKMDDVELLIDRLVTRERKVMDNILKGQPEPFDLPGDL; this comes from the coding sequence ATGTACCGTGAGCGCCTTGTCGCCACCAGCGTCCATTCCGGCAGTGCCCGCCGCTTGCAGCAACTGTTGCTGGACTACCATGATTTCCGCCAGCACAAAGCCGCCCACCCGTTGCTGGAACACACCTTCCTGATCGCAGACTGGCAGGCGCAGCGGCTGAAAGCCACCCATGAGGACCTCTACCGACACCCCGGGTATCACACCGGCCTGGAATTCCTGCTGACAGACCTGTACGCACCTGCAGGCATGACCCGCCGCGACGACAATATCGACCGGGTTTTCCCAAAGATGGTGAAGTGGTTGCCGGACAACCTGCTGGATACCTTTGCCGGGCTGGTGGAACTGAACCTGATCACCCAGCAACTGGACCTGGAACTGGCCGAACTCTGCCAGCACCAGGGACTCACCCCCGCCTCCCTCACCAGCAGCGACTATTGTCAGGTTTTTCGCAGCAGCCAGCGCATGGAACAGCGAGAGCGGCAGATAACCCTGGTCGCAGAGGTGGGGCAGCAACTGGATCGCTACGTGCGCAACCGCACCCTCGGCTGGTTGCTGAGCATGAGCCGGGCACCGGCCGAAATGGCAGACCTGAGTGACCTGCACAGCTTCCTGCACCGGGGCTATTCCGCTTTCCGCAAAATGGATGATGTGGAATTACTGATCGACCGCCTGGTGACACGGGAGAGAAAGGTGATGGACAACATCCTCAAAGGCCAACCGGAACCGTTTGACCTGCCGGGAGACCTTTAA
- a CDS encoding polyhydroxyalkanoic acid system family protein yields the protein MSVIDVHRAHSLDKNHARQAAETLAEDLSKQFDVNYQWEGDHLRFKRSGVKGQLEITDSDLHIHLELGLMLRPFKSRIEQEIHSQLDQILKA from the coding sequence ATGTCCGTTATTGATGTTCATCGCGCCCATTCCCTCGATAAAAACCATGCTCGCCAGGCAGCGGAAACCCTGGCCGAGGATCTGTCGAAGCAGTTTGATGTGAATTACCAGTGGGAAGGGGATCATTTGAGGTTCAAGCGCAGTGGGGTTAAGGGACAGCTGGAGATTACCGACAGCGATCTCCACATCCACCTGGAGCTGGGGCTGATGCTGCGACCGTTCAAATCCCGGATCGAGCAGGAAATTCATTCCCAACTGGACCAGATTCTGAAAGCCTGA
- the ubiE gene encoding bifunctional demethylmenaquinone methyltransferase/2-methoxy-6-polyprenyl-1,4-benzoquinol methylase UbiE: MSEQQPSANEPKPEAPKDDVTHFGFRNVPKSQKAGQVAEVFHSVAGKYDLMNDLMSMGIHRLWKRFTIELSGVRKGHQVLDIAGGTGDLTMKFSDLVGPTGKVVLADINASMLQVGRGRLMDRGYAGNIEYVQADAEHLPFPDNSFNAVSIAFGLRNVTDKDQALRDMTRVLKPGGKVMVLEFSKPTNPLLSKAYDAYSFNALPLMGQLIAGDSSSYQYLAESIRMHPDQDTLKAMMEEAGLVNCKYYNMTGGVVALHVGIKP, translated from the coding sequence ATGAGCGAGCAACAACCATCTGCCAACGAGCCGAAGCCGGAGGCCCCGAAAGACGACGTTACCCATTTTGGCTTCCGCAATGTGCCAAAAAGCCAGAAGGCGGGCCAGGTAGCGGAAGTGTTCCACTCGGTGGCCGGCAAGTACGACCTGATGAACGACCTCATGTCCATGGGAATCCACCGCCTCTGGAAGCGCTTCACCATAGAGCTCTCCGGCGTGCGCAAAGGCCATCAGGTGCTGGACATTGCCGGTGGCACCGGCGACCTGACGATGAAATTTTCCGATCTGGTGGGCCCGACCGGCAAGGTCGTACTCGCCGATATCAACGCCTCCATGCTGCAGGTTGGCCGTGGCCGGCTGATGGATCGCGGCTACGCCGGCAACATTGAATACGTCCAGGCGGATGCCGAACACCTGCCGTTCCCGGACAACAGCTTCAACGCCGTGAGCATTGCCTTTGGCCTGCGCAACGTCACCGACAAGGACCAGGCCCTGCGGGACATGACCCGCGTGCTCAAACCCGGCGGCAAGGTGATGGTGCTGGAGTTTTCCAAACCCACTAACCCGTTGCTCAGCAAAGCCTATGACGCCTACTCGTTCAACGCCCTTCCGCTCATGGGCCAGTTGATTGCCGGCGACTCCAGCAGCTATCAATACCTGGCCGAGTCCATCCGCATGCACCCGGACCAGGACACCCTGAAAGCCATGATGGAAGAAGCCGGACTGGTAAATTGCAAGTACTACAACATGACCGGCGGTGTGGTTGCCCTGCACGTGGGGATCAAGCCCTGA
- a CDS encoding ubiquinone biosynthesis accessory factor UbiJ: protein MFPGPTLLSAITAIVESALNRALELDPAGKQALMASLTGPVQFSLQSVNLTLVLQQAGGRVQVASQPAESPALVLSGRPIAFVALATGDDRVFTEGRIQVNGDTALAHQFQRAIDQLNPDWEAAMAAHVGDVPAHFIGQRIRGAASWSRQAFRSLNANIEEYIHEESRSLPGRRELEATFTDIDRLNLQTERLEARVERLEQSNQKDQPETP, encoded by the coding sequence ATGTTTCCCGGCCCTACCCTGCTGTCCGCCATTACCGCCATCGTCGAGAGCGCCCTCAATCGCGCCCTGGAGCTGGACCCGGCCGGAAAGCAGGCACTGATGGCCTCGTTAACAGGGCCCGTACAGTTTTCGCTGCAGTCAGTGAACCTCACGCTGGTGCTGCAGCAGGCGGGAGGCCGGGTCCAGGTCGCCAGCCAGCCGGCGGAGTCGCCGGCTCTGGTGCTGTCTGGCCGGCCCATAGCCTTTGTCGCCCTCGCTACCGGCGACGACCGGGTATTCACTGAAGGGCGAATTCAGGTGAATGGCGACACCGCCCTGGCACATCAGTTCCAGCGCGCTATCGATCAGCTCAATCCGGACTGGGAAGCGGCCATGGCTGCGCATGTTGGCGATGTGCCGGCGCATTTCATCGGCCAGCGCATTCGCGGCGCCGCAAGCTGGAGCCGGCAGGCGTTCAGGTCCCTGAATGCCAATATCGAGGAATACATCCACGAGGAAAGCCGCAGCTTGCCCGGGCGCCGTGAACTGGAAGCCACCTTCACGGATATCGACCGTCTGAACCTGCAGACCGAACGCCTGGAAGCCAGGGTCGAGCGGCTGGAACAATCCAATCAAAAAGACCAACCGGAGACGCCGTGA
- the ubiB gene encoding ubiquinone biosynthesis regulatory protein kinase UbiB: protein MTRLQRLFRIAWVFCRYRLDIFLPLAELPLPLKLFFLLAPWHLFPQPKLDRGDRLRLAFEELGPVFVKFGQILSTRRDLLPDDMALSLKNLQDRVPPFPGEVAQAIIEKSLGAPVAELFAQFSKEPMASASVAQVHAATLRDGREVVVKVIRPGIERVIRQDLALLYMMAGLLERYWSEGRRLHPVEVVADYDSTIHDELDQQREAANASQLRRNFENSSLIYIPSIDWDYTRKSVLVMERIHGIPIADIPALKEAGVDLKVLAEKGVEIFFTQVFRDSFFHADMHPGNIFVDVSNPADPKYIAIDFGIVGTLAPDDQSYLARNLLAFFRRDYRQVAELHIQSGWVPPDTRVNEFEAAIRTVCEPIFEKPLKDISFGHFLLRLFQTARRFNMEVQPQLVLLQKTLLNVEGLGRQLYPDLDLWSTAQPFLETWMRKRIGPSGLIKSLQSHLPAWLEQSPEMPQLVHDALVQLRNSGSNDQSSRATLELIRENRARADRRWRRGLGAAALAGVAWLSVDHDLATIAQTMPAHGWALLAGATWLIVGGRRKN, encoded by the coding sequence GTGACGCGCCTGCAACGCCTGTTCCGCATTGCCTGGGTATTCTGCCGTTACCGGCTGGATATTTTTTTGCCACTGGCGGAACTGCCGCTCCCGCTCAAGCTGTTCTTCCTGCTGGCCCCCTGGCACCTGTTCCCGCAACCAAAGCTCGACAGGGGCGACCGCCTGCGCCTGGCCTTTGAGGAACTGGGGCCGGTGTTCGTCAAGTTCGGCCAGATTCTCTCAACCCGCCGGGACCTGCTGCCGGACGACATGGCGCTGTCCCTCAAGAACCTGCAGGACCGGGTACCGCCTTTCCCCGGTGAGGTGGCCCAGGCTATTATCGAGAAATCCCTTGGTGCTCCGGTGGCGGAGCTGTTTGCACAGTTTTCCAAAGAGCCGATGGCCTCCGCCTCGGTGGCTCAGGTTCATGCCGCCACCCTGCGGGATGGGCGGGAAGTTGTGGTCAAGGTCATCCGCCCGGGCATCGAACGGGTCATTCGCCAGGACCTTGCTCTGCTGTATATGATGGCTGGCCTGCTTGAGCGCTACTGGTCCGAAGGCCGGCGGCTGCATCCGGTGGAAGTGGTGGCGGATTACGACTCCACCATCCACGACGAACTCGACCAGCAGCGGGAAGCCGCCAATGCCAGTCAGTTGCGCCGCAATTTCGAGAATTCGTCGCTGATTTACATTCCCTCCATCGACTGGGACTACACCCGCAAGTCGGTGCTGGTTATGGAGCGCATCCACGGCATCCCCATCGCGGATATTCCGGCCCTCAAGGAAGCCGGCGTGGACCTGAAAGTGCTGGCGGAAAAAGGCGTCGAAATTTTCTTCACCCAAGTCTTCCGTGACAGTTTCTTCCACGCCGACATGCACCCCGGCAATATTTTCGTGGATGTAAGCAACCCGGCGGACCCGAAATACATTGCCATTGATTTCGGTATCGTCGGCACCCTCGCCCCGGACGACCAGAGTTACCTGGCCCGCAACCTGCTGGCATTCTTCCGCCGTGACTACCGCCAGGTGGCGGAGCTGCACATCCAATCCGGCTGGGTACCGCCTGATACCCGGGTCAACGAATTCGAGGCTGCCATACGTACCGTCTGCGAGCCCATTTTTGAAAAGCCGCTGAAGGATATTTCGTTTGGCCATTTCCTGTTACGGCTGTTCCAGACCGCCCGACGCTTCAACATGGAAGTGCAGCCACAACTGGTGCTGTTGCAGAAAACCCTGCTGAATGTGGAAGGCCTGGGGCGTCAGCTCTATCCGGACCTGGACCTGTGGAGCACGGCACAACCTTTCCTGGAAACCTGGATGCGCAAGCGAATTGGCCCTTCCGGACTGATCAAGTCCCTGCAGTCCCACCTGCCGGCCTGGCTGGAGCAGTCGCCCGAGATGCCGCAACTGGTCCACGATGCCCTGGTACAACTGCGTAATTCGGGCTCCAACGACCAGTCCAGCCGCGCTACACTGGAACTCATTCGTGAAAACCGTGCCCGTGCGGACCGGCGCTGGCGCAGAGGGCTGGGGGCAGCGGCTCTGGCTGGCGTGGCCTGGCTGAGTGTCGACCATGACCTTGCCACCATCGCCCAGACCATGCCGGCCCACGGCTGGGCACTGCTGGCCGGCGCTACCTGGCTTATTGTTGGCGGCAGACGAAAAAACTGA
- the hisI gene encoding phosphoribosyl-AMP cyclohydrolase translates to MQDSKATVETPDWLDEIRWNADGLVPAIAQDATTGDILMMAWMNAESLRLTAEEGQAVYWSRSRGKLWRKGETSGHQQVIEEIRLDCDEDVILLKVEQKGGIACHTGRRSCFYRRLENGKWAGVDPVVRDPDAIYGNKQGDSSNE, encoded by the coding sequence ATGCAAGATTCAAAAGCTACAGTCGAGACACCTGACTGGTTAGACGAAATCCGCTGGAACGCGGATGGACTGGTGCCCGCCATCGCCCAGGATGCCACGACTGGCGATATTCTGATGATGGCTTGGATGAACGCCGAGTCTCTCAGGCTGACGGCTGAGGAAGGCCAGGCGGTGTACTGGTCCAGGTCACGGGGGAAATTGTGGCGCAAGGGGGAAACCTCAGGCCACCAACAGGTGATTGAAGAAATCCGCCTGGACTGCGATGAAGACGTGATTCTTCTCAAAGTCGAGCAGAAGGGTGGGATCGCCTGCCATACCGGTCGTCGCAGCTGCTTCTATCGCAGACTGGAAAACGGCAAATGGGCAGGCGTAGACCCGGTGGTCCGTGACCCGGACGCAATATACGGCAACAAGCAGGGAGACAGCAGCAATGAGTGA
- a CDS encoding phosphoribosyl-ATP diphosphatase, with amino-acid sequence MSDVLEQLAQVLEARKEADPETSYVASLHHKGLNKILEKVGEECTETLLAAKDAEQSGDTRDVVYETADLWFHSMVMLSRLGLSPKDVLDELASRFDLSGLEEKASRSQ; translated from the coding sequence ATGAGTGACGTTCTGGAACAACTGGCCCAGGTGTTGGAGGCGCGCAAGGAAGCCGACCCCGAAACCTCCTACGTTGCCAGCCTGCACCACAAGGGACTCAACAAAATCCTGGAGAAGGTCGGGGAAGAATGCACCGAGACGCTGCTCGCTGCCAAGGATGCGGAACAGTCCGGTGATACCCGGGACGTGGTCTACGAGACCGCCGACCTCTGGTTCCACAGCATGGTGATGCTGTCGCGGCTCGGGCTGAGCCCAAAGGATGTCCTTGACGAACTTGCCAGCCGCTTTGACCTGTCAGGCCTGGAAGAGAAAGCCTCCCGGAGCCAATAA
- the tatA gene encoding twin-arginine translocase TatA/TatE family subunit produces MGISIWQLLIVLGIVILLFGTKKLRNIGSDLGGAIRGFKKSMSDEDKKDADPDAIEGENADAKPYEASAEEKPRDKSHS; encoded by the coding sequence ATGGGCATCAGTATCTGGCAACTCCTAATCGTACTCGGCATTGTTATTCTTTTGTTCGGAACCAAAAAGCTCCGCAACATCGGTAGCGATCTGGGCGGCGCCATTCGTGGTTTCAAGAAATCCATGAGCGATGAAGACAAAAAGGACGCAGACCCGGACGCCATCGAAGGCGAGAATGCCGACGCCAAGCCCTATGAGGCCAGCGCCGAAGAAAAGCCACGGGACAAGTCCCACAGCTGA
- the tatB gene encoding Sec-independent protein translocase protein TatB: protein MFDIGFVELLICGIIALLVLGPERLPTAARAAGRWIGGARRMVSQFSSELDRQLKAEELREELRKAGDIGLDDVQKSVRGALDEAKKYEHMVLSDDEKPAHRPAPATRRVADPAEPEIQQSEEIPKQEDTPKQQDSTPENRS, encoded by the coding sequence ATGTTTGATATTGGCTTTGTCGAGCTGCTGATCTGCGGCATCATCGCGTTACTGGTTCTCGGCCCCGAGCGGTTGCCCACGGCAGCCCGGGCGGCCGGGCGCTGGATTGGCGGTGCCCGGCGCATGGTCAGTCAGTTTTCCTCGGAGCTTGACCGCCAGCTCAAGGCGGAGGAGTTGCGGGAAGAGCTGCGCAAGGCCGGCGACATCGGCCTGGACGATGTCCAGAAGTCCGTTCGCGGCGCCCTGGATGAAGCCAAGAAGTACGAACACATGGTCCTTTCGGACGACGAGAAACCCGCGCACCGGCCCGCCCCCGCCACCCGGCGGGTTGCCGACCCCGCAGAACCAGAAATCCAGCAGAGCGAAGAAATCCCGAAACAGGAAGACACCCCGAAACAACAGGACAGCACGCCGGAAAACCGTTCATGA
- the tatC gene encoding twin-arginine translocase subunit TatC — MTTQPDGKNTQGSDDAQPEMPLIEHLLELRNRLLKMVLAVIICFAAIYPFANELYLLISQPLRDLLPVGQTMIATDITSPFFAPLKLALVLAVFVAIPVILYQLWSFIAPGLYAHEKKLAFPLLFTSVILFYLGAAFAYFVVFPLVFGFFTAIGPEGIVELPDITSYLNFVLKMFFAFGIAFEIPIATILLILTGATTPEDLAEKRPYIVVGCFVIGMLLTPPDIISQTLLAVPMWLLFELGILFGRLARREVKDQDATEVSGE, encoded by the coding sequence ATGACCACCCAGCCTGACGGCAAAAACACCCAAGGTTCCGACGACGCACAACCGGAAATGCCGCTGATCGAGCATTTACTGGAGCTGCGCAATCGCCTGCTGAAAATGGTGCTGGCGGTGATCATCTGTTTCGCCGCTATCTATCCGTTCGCCAATGAACTCTACCTGCTGATATCCCAGCCGTTACGGGACCTGCTTCCGGTCGGTCAGACCATGATCGCAACGGATATCACATCGCCTTTCTTCGCACCGCTGAAGCTCGCCCTGGTACTGGCGGTTTTCGTGGCCATACCGGTGATTCTCTATCAGCTCTGGAGTTTTATCGCACCGGGACTTTATGCCCATGAAAAGAAACTGGCGTTTCCACTGCTATTCACCTCGGTGATCCTGTTTTACCTGGGCGCGGCGTTTGCCTACTTTGTCGTGTTTCCCCTGGTGTTCGGCTTCTTCACCGCCATTGGTCCAGAAGGCATTGTTGAATTGCCGGATATCACCAGTTACCTGAATTTCGTGCTGAAAATGTTCTTTGCCTTCGGCATTGCCTTCGAGATACCCATTGCCACCATCCTGCTGATTCTTACCGGCGCCACCACCCCTGAAGATCTTGCTGAAAAGCGGCCGTACATTGTGGTGGGCTGTTTTGTGATCGGCATGCTGCTGACCCCGCCGGACATCATCTCCCAGACTCTGCTGGCCGTACCCATGTGGCTGCTGTTCGAGCTGGGCATTCTGTTCGGTCGCCTGGCCAGGCGCGAAGTGAAAGACCAGGACGCCACGGAAGTCTCTGGCGAATGA
- a CDS encoding 16S rRNA (uracil(1498)-N(3))-methyltransferase, producing the protein MNLALLFGEDFVSAEQAVLTGRRLAHLKSVLKVAEGSVVPVGLVNGDIGTGHVLQLTDTQATLQVELPEPPPSPLPLTMVLAMPRPKMFRRVLQTCATLGVKDIWLINSYKVEKSFWQTPWLSEENLRENMVLGLEQARDTLMPRVHIRKLFKPFVEDELPALLKNTHALVAHPGTGTPCPVHINAPATLCIGPEGGFIPYEVEKLVEAGCEAVHLGRRILRVETAVPVLVSRLFDACS; encoded by the coding sequence ATGAACCTGGCGTTACTGTTCGGGGAAGACTTTGTTTCCGCTGAGCAAGCAGTGCTGACCGGGCGCCGGCTTGCGCATCTGAAGTCGGTACTGAAGGTTGCGGAAGGGTCTGTGGTACCGGTGGGCCTGGTGAATGGCGACATCGGCACCGGCCACGTTCTGCAGCTCACCGACACCCAGGCAACTCTCCAGGTGGAACTGCCTGAACCACCGCCCTCGCCACTGCCCCTTACGATGGTTCTGGCGATGCCACGGCCGAAAATGTTCCGCCGGGTACTGCAGACCTGCGCCACCCTGGGGGTCAAGGACATCTGGCTGATCAACAGTTACAAAGTTGAGAAAAGCTTCTGGCAGACACCCTGGCTGTCAGAGGAAAATCTGCGGGAGAACATGGTGCTTGGCCTGGAGCAGGCGCGGGATACTCTGATGCCCCGGGTTCACATCCGTAAGCTGTTCAAGCCGTTCGTGGAAGATGAGCTGCCGGCGCTGCTGAAAAACACCCACGCGCTGGTTGCCCATCCCGGCACCGGCACGCCCTGCCCGGTTCATATCAATGCGCCGGCTACCCTGTGCATCGGCCCGGAAGGGGGCTTCATTCCCTACGAAGTGGAAAAGCTGGTTGAGGCTGGCTGCGAAGCGGTTCACCTGGGCAGGCGCATTCTGAGAGTGGAAACGGCGGTACCGGTATTGGTCAGCCGCCTGTTCGATGCCTGCAGCTAA
- a CDS encoding DUF808 domain-containing protein — protein sequence MAGSSLLVLIDDIATVLDDVALMTKAATKKTAGVLGDDLALNAQQVTGVKPARELPVVWAVAKGSMINKAILVPGALAISFFVPWLVIPLLMLGGAFLCFEGFEKLAHRFLHKQEVEKHQAELHEALKDPDADLRSVEKDKIKGAIRTDFILSAEIIAITLGTVSSQAFGTQFLVLTVVAVMVTVGVYGLVAGIVKLDDGGLYLSKKESLIAQRVGEGILWLAPWMMKTLSVLGTIAMFLVGGGILTHGLPPVYDAIHRFAEGFGGYAQAIVPVIADGLFGVVVGALLVAVITPVVKFWKGRSD from the coding sequence ATGGCTGGCAGCAGTCTTCTCGTACTGATTGATGACATCGCGACGGTTCTGGATGACGTTGCGTTGATGACCAAGGCCGCCACCAAGAAAACCGCCGGCGTACTGGGCGATGACCTTGCCCTCAATGCCCAGCAGGTCACCGGTGTGAAGCCTGCCCGGGAACTGCCCGTGGTCTGGGCAGTGGCCAAGGGTTCCATGATCAACAAAGCCATCCTGGTCCCCGGGGCGCTGGCCATCAGTTTCTTTGTGCCCTGGCTGGTGATCCCTCTGTTGATGTTGGGCGGGGCCTTCCTCTGCTTTGAGGGCTTTGAGAAACTTGCCCACCGATTCCTGCACAAGCAGGAGGTTGAAAAACACCAGGCCGAACTGCATGAAGCCCTGAAAGATCCTGATGCGGACCTGAGGTCTGTTGAAAAAGACAAGATCAAAGGCGCGATTCGTACCGACTTTATTCTTTCCGCTGAAATTATTGCAATCACCCTTGGCACCGTCAGTAGCCAGGCTTTCGGCACACAGTTTCTGGTGCTGACGGTGGTGGCTGTAATGGTAACCGTCGGCGTCTATGGCCTGGTGGCGGGCATTGTGAAACTGGATGATGGTGGCCTGTACCTGAGCAAAAAAGAAAGCCTGATTGCTCAGCGGGTGGGAGAGGGTATCCTCTGGCTGGCGCCATGGATGATGAAAACCCTGTCTGTATTAGGCACCATAGCCATGTTTCTGGTGGGCGGTGGCATTCTGACCCACGGGTTGCCTCCGGTGTATGATGCCATTCATCGCTTTGCCGAGGGCTTTGGTGGGTATGCCCAGGCCATAGTGCCTGTCATTGCTGATGGACTGTTCGGTGTTGTGGTGGGTGCTTTGCTGGTGGCGGTGATCACGCCTGTTGTGAAGTTCTGGAAGGGTCGTTCGGACTGA
- a CDS encoding UbiH/UbiF/VisC/COQ6 family ubiquinone biosynthesis hydroxylase has translation MSEQTHFDILVVGGGMVGSALALGLSRQGWKVGLVEGSDRKTLLQEPAPASDVDGFDPRVSAISVASQHLLQQLDVWSNITAGRHCPYQTMTVWDGDGTGRIQFEAAELRAPALGTIIENRRIVRALFTALADSNVELIDGVKVTGWWQDRNTRGIRLEDDRILAAQLVVAADGAHSRLRQWVGLPTREWDYDQQAIVCTVRTAQSHRFTAWQRFSPTGPLAFLPLLTESGDEHFCSIVWSQDTEEARRLMALDDDAFRAELENAIERELGSVEVVSRRYAFPLRQRHAKDYIATGFALMGDAAHTIHPLAGQGANLGYGDVRALLDELLRARKAGIDPDNDLVLARYQRRRKGENLTMMAAMEGFKQLFGRDELSVRWLRNTGMRWLNQLGPIKNRIAAEAMGLDA, from the coding sequence ATGAGTGAGCAAACGCATTTCGATATCCTGGTGGTCGGTGGTGGCATGGTGGGGTCCGCCCTTGCGCTGGGGCTGTCACGGCAGGGCTGGAAAGTCGGGCTGGTGGAAGGGAGCGACCGCAAGACGTTGCTACAGGAACCAGCGCCAGCCTCGGATGTGGACGGTTTTGACCCCCGTGTCAGCGCCATTTCAGTCGCCAGTCAGCACCTGCTCCAACAGCTGGACGTGTGGTCGAATATCACCGCCGGTCGCCATTGCCCTTACCAGACCATGACCGTATGGGACGGAGACGGCACCGGGCGTATTCAGTTTGAGGCCGCAGAGCTCCGGGCTCCGGCGTTGGGCACCATCATCGAGAATCGCCGCATTGTGCGGGCGCTGTTTACGGCCCTGGCTGACAGCAATGTGGAGCTGATCGATGGCGTCAAGGTGACCGGCTGGTGGCAGGACAGGAACACACGCGGCATTCGTCTTGAAGATGACCGCATTCTGGCCGCGCAACTGGTGGTGGCGGCCGATGGTGCCCATTCCCGCCTGCGCCAGTGGGTCGGGTTGCCAACCCGGGAATGGGACTATGACCAGCAGGCGATTGTGTGCACGGTACGAACCGCGCAAAGCCACCGGTTTACCGCCTGGCAACGGTTTTCTCCCACCGGACCGCTGGCGTTCCTGCCGTTGCTGACCGAGTCCGGTGACGAGCATTTCTGCTCGATTGTGTGGTCCCAGGATACCGAAGAAGCGCGACGGCTGATGGCACTGGATGACGATGCCTTCAGGGCGGAGCTTGAAAACGCTATTGAGCGCGAACTGGGATCGGTTGAGGTGGTTTCGCGCCGTTACGCATTCCCGCTGCGCCAGCGCCACGCCAAGGATTACATCGCCACCGGGTTCGCGCTTATGGGTGACGCGGCCCATACCATACACCCCCTTGCGGGGCAGGGCGCGAACCTGGGCTATGGCGATGTCCGGGCCTTGCTGGATGAGCTGCTGCGGGCAAGAAAAGCGGGCATCGACCCTGACAATGATCTGGTGCTGGCTCGTTACCAGCGTCGCCGCAAAGGTGAAAACCTCACGATGATGGCGGCCATGGAGGGTTTCAAGCAGCTGTTTGGCCGTGATGAGCTCTCTGTGCGTTGGCTACGCAATACCGGAATGCGCTGGCTGAACCAGCTTGGCCCCATCAAGAACCGCATTGCGGCCGAGGCCATGGGATTGGACGCCTGA